From a single Capsicum annuum cultivar UCD-10X-F1 chromosome 12, UCD10Xv1.1, whole genome shotgun sequence genomic region:
- the LOC107849788 gene encoding protein SOB FIVE-LIKE 5, giving the protein MKQRDKTSLLFECAKFGSECTSACESGWTMYLDEFSYSSDQYNGVKGTSIYDSRGKSAYADEDLSMVSDASSGPPHNFHEDKEFYCEENTKVNQRRKIKEQSGKKQNLYLDDTASSPVPNFQKDNTSFYNDTTTYMEQVAGYSGTYSKGKSVMGKHFGFLKTSVNGKASCEKSGGVVKERNRG; this is encoded by the exons ATGAAGCAAAGGGACAAAACTAGTCTACTATTTGAGTGTGCTAAGTTTG GTTCTGAATGCACTAGTGCATGTGAATCTGGATGGACAATGTACTTGGATGAATTCTCATATTCTTCTGATCAGTACAATGGAGTTAAGGGAACAAGTATATATGACAGTAGAGGCAAATCAGCATATGCTGATGAAGATTTGTCTATGGTTTCTGATGCTTCATCTGGTCCACCACATAATTTTCATGAGGATAAAGAATTCTATTGTGAAGAAAACACAAAGGTAAAccaaagaaggaaaataaaagagcAAAGTGGGAAAAAACAGAATCTTTATCTTGATGACACTGCTAGTTCTCCAGTGCCAAATTTCCAAAAG GATAACACAAGTTTTTATAATGATACTACAACTTACATGGAGCAAGTAGCAGGCTACTCAGGAACATATTCAAag GGTAAATCTGTTATGGGGAAACATTTTGGTTTCCTGAAAACATCTGTGAATGGGAAAGCTTCATGTGAGAAATCTG GTGGTGTTGTGAAGGAAAGAAATAGAGGATAA
- the LOC107850448 gene encoding uncharacterized protein LOC107850448, translated as MVITGEKHRVGFRGMKHSWRKVGDRVKEASDKANSTEQSGQECNAEKENVSVDVKERTNEKVTVSGEFHTYIDEEVEEVATVEENKVDMVITGQKHRGGFRGMKHCWRKVGDRVGEVSDKANSTEQSGQEHKAEKENVSVDVKERTNGTVTVSGAFHACSDKEVKEVATVEENKVDRVMTRQEHRVGFRGKKRGWRKVGDRVGEVSSEANSEEQSGQERNAEKEKVSVVVKERTNEKVTLSGAFHVYSDEEVEEVVTVEENKVDRVIMGQKHRVAFRGKKYSWIKVGDRVGEGSNEANRVEQSRQERNAEKEKVSIDVKERTNEKVRVSGAFRSYSDKSKDVLIDSEAGLEMRIERDLGDLPLTDRRHGHGRSSGRVYGDRWRHGSSRRYEPRRILKQRDDSFAWIKKGESSSGNVAEIKTQVDFSS; from the exons ATGGTAATCACGGGGGAGAAACATAGAGTTGGGTTTAGGGGAATGAAACATAGCTGGAGAAAGGTTGGTGATAGAGTTAAAGAAGCGAGTGATAAAGCAAACAGCACGGAGCAATCGGGACAAGAATGTAATGCAGAAAAGGAGAATGTTTCAGTTGATGTTAAAGAAAGAACTAATGAGAAGGTGACAGTGAGTGGTGAATTTCATACATACATTGACGAGGAGGTCGAAGAAGTGGCTACTGTAGAAGAAAACAAGGTGGACATGGTAATCACGGGGCAGAAACATAGAGGTGGGTTTAGGGGGATGAAACATTGCTGGAGAAAGGTTGGTGATAGAGTTGGAGAAGTGAGTGATAAAGCAAACAGCACGGAGCAATCAGGACAAGAACATAAAGCAGAAAAGGAGAACGTTTCAGTTGATGTGAAAGAAAGAACTAACGGGACAGTGACAGTGAGCGGTGCATTTCATGCGTGTAGTGATAAGGAGGTCAAAGAAGTGGCTACTGTAGAAGAAAACAAGGTAGATAGGGTAATGACGAGGCAGGAGCATAGAGTTGGGTTTCGGGGAAAGAAACGTGGCTGGAGAAAGGTTGGTGATCGAGTTGGAGAAGTGAGCAGTGAAGCAAACAGCGAGGAGCAATCAGGACAAGAACGTAATGCAGAGAAGGAGAAGGTTTCAGTTGTTGTGAAAGAAAGAACTAATGAGAAGGTGACACTGAGTGGTGCATTTCATGTATACAGTGATGAAGAGGTCGAAGAAGTGGTTACTGTAGAAGAAAACAAGGTAGACAGGGTAATCATGGGGCAGAAACATAGAGTTGCGTTTAGGGGGAAGAAATATAGCTGGATAAAGGTTGGTGATAGAGTTGGAGAAGGAAGCAATGAAGCAAATAGGGTGGAGCAATCAAGACAAGAACGTAATGCAGAAAAGGAGAAGGTTTCAATTGATGTGAAAGAAAGAACTAATGAGAAGGTGAGAGTGAGTGGTGCATTTCGTTCATATAGTGATAAGAGCAAAGATGTACTGATAGATTCGGAAGCCGGTTTGGAGATGAGGATTGAGAGAGATCTTGGGGATTTACCATTGACTGATAGGAGGCATGGTCATGGGAGATCGAGTGGCAGGGTGTATGGTGACAGGTGGAGACATGGGAGTTCCAGAAGGTATGAACCGCGAAGAATATTGAAGCAAAGGGATGATAGCTTTGCGTGGATTAAAAAGGGGGAGTCTTCAAGTGGCAATGTTGCTGAAATTAAAACTCAG GTTGATTTTTCAAGCTAA
- the LOC107850449 gene encoding uncharacterized protein LOC107850449 — MSEVVDSVKYPSLPSNYVSIVHLQERWLKEKQRKQQQQEEKENQEKKQNPVGKYHQNPIVKSRENEGVKQYPVGQNHQKRVVNDTNYSAKSWREVGLVAKETKLKEVEEGEKKRKKRGYFGKRKPRVERDMGEFSNVEVGEEEEMVSVENGGRELCKGKCKEFEEVATVCMVEVVGESNADREFAGNQCGGVGFSEGKHSGRKMGYGVGEVSEKGDNAEKEKVRMRGTFCAYRDKEEDSICQVVQKSKVDREIMGQKCGVGFKGKKDRGRRMGDGVGEVSDKVDSVERSGQERNGEKEEVSVVVKERTNEKVKVSGAYGDMEVEEVATVCAVEVVEENKVYRKITGQKCRVGHRGKKYSWRKIDDGIGEVSDKANCLEQSGQECNAEKEKVSIDVKERTNEKVRVRGAFRAYGDKSKDESIDSETVLKMTIERDLGDLSLTDRRRYGHGRMSVRGYGDWRYGTSRRYEPRKLLKQRDNSFAWIKKGESSNGNAAEIETQEYK, encoded by the exons ATGTCTGAAGTAGTTGATTCCGTTAAATACCCTTCTCTACCTTCGAATTACGTTTCCATAGTCCATCTACAAGAACGATGGCTTAAAgagaaacaaagaaaacaacaacaacaagaagaaaaagaaaaccaagaaaaaaagcAAAACCCAGTTGGTAAATATCATCAAAATCCCATTGTAAAAAGTCGAGAAAACGAAGGAGTGAAACAATACCCAGTTGGGCAAAATCATCAAAAACGCGTTGTAAATGATACTAATTATAGTGCAAAAAGTTGGCGTGAAGTGGGTTTGGTTGCTAAGGAAACCAAGTTAAAGGAggttgaagaaggagaaaagaagaggaagaaaagggggtattttgggaAGAGGAAGCCTAGGGTTGAAAGAGATATGGGTGAATTTTCGAACGTTGAGGTGGGCGAGGAGGAAGAAATGGTGAGTGTGGAAAATGGTGGAAGAGAATTATGTAAGGGTAAATGTAAGGAGTTTGAAGAAGTGGCTACTGTTTGCATGGTGGAGGTGGTAGGAGAAAGTAATGCAGATAGGGAATTCGCGGGGAATCAATGTGGTGGAGTTGGGTTTAGTGAGGGAAAGCATAGCGGGAGAAAGATGGGTTATGGGGTTGGAGAAGTGAGTGAAAAAGGAGACAATGCAGAAAAGGAGAAGGTGAGAATGAGAGGCACATTTTGTGCATATCGGGATAAGGAGGAGGATTCTATTTGCCAAGTTGTTCAAAAAAGCAAGGTAGATAGGGAAATCATGGGACAGAAATGTGGAGTTGGGTTTAAGGGAAAGAAAGATAGGGGGAGAAGGATGGGTGATGGGGTTGGGGAAGTGAGCGATAAAGTAGACAGTGTGGAGCGGTCAGGACAAGAACGTAATGGAGAGAAGGAGGAGGTTTCTGTTGTTGTGAAAGAAAGAACTaatgagaaggtgaaagtgagTGGTGCATATGGTGATATGGAGGTCGAAGAAGTGGCTACTGTTTGCGCGGTGGAGGTGGTAGAAGAAAACAAGGTATATAGAAAAATCACCGGGCAGAAATGTAGAGTTGGGCATAGGGGAAAGAAATATAGCTGGAGAAAGATCGATGATGGAATTGGAGAAGTGAGTGATAAAGCAAACTGCTTGGAGCAATCAGGACAAGAATGTAATGCAGAAAAGGAGAAGGTTTCAATTGATGTAAAAGAAAGGACTAATGAGAAGGTGAGAGTGAGAGGTGCATTTCGTGCATATGGTGATAAGAGCAAAGATGAATCGATAGATTCGGAAACTGTTTTGAAGATGACGATTGAGAGAGATCTTGGGGATTTATCATTGACTGATAGGAGGAGGTATGGTCATGGGAGAATGAGTGTCAGGGGGTATGGTGACTGGAGATATGGGACTTCCAGAAGGTATGAACCGCGAAAATTGTTGAAGCAGAGGGATAATAGCTTTGCGTGGATTAAAAAAGGGGAATCTTCAAATGGAAATGCTGCTGAAATTGAAACTCAG GAGTACAAGTGA